A section of the Ogataea parapolymorpha DL-1 chromosome II, whole genome shotgun sequence genome encodes:
- a CDS encoding putative secreted protein, translating to MFGRSRSRRALRKSQGNASSPEIGSSSSIREDPESAASVCTSITSNLKQLDLAAKETVRAAPPSAYRGAPVGQRQEMDELFAMEDELLTIVRAFQNTSLVRKKMLESLITNNFGVFRCSTAHTTSIEMLERIQNTVNSLISFAMLLNQSDQPQDEFDDMNPYYAGVHTPPRARASMRVPRHLYEAYYPMTPYR from the coding sequence ATGTTTGGCCGTTCGAGATCCCGCAGAGCGCTAAGAAAGTCGCAAGGGAACGCCAGCTCGCCCGAGATtggctcttccagcagcatcaGGGAAGACCCTGAGTCGGCGGCTTCCGTTTGCACAAGCATCACGTCGAACCTGAAGCAGCTGGACCTGGCAGCCAAGGAGACCGTGCGGGCCGCGCCACCTTCAGCATACCGGGGAGCTCCGGTGGGCCAGCGCCAAGAAATGGACGAATTGTTTGCGATGgaagacgagctgctgaCAATAGTCAGGGCGTTCCAGAATACCAGTTTGGTGCGCAAAAAAATGCTGGAGAGCCTGATCACCAACAATTTCGGCGTTTTCCGGTGCAGCACGGCACACACGACCAGCATCGAGATGCTCGAGCGGATCCAGAACACCGTGAACTCGCTGATCTCGTTTGCGATGCTGCTGAACCAGTCGGACCAGCCGCAGgacgagttcgacgacATGAACCCGTATTACGCCGGCGTGCACACCCCGCCGCGCGCGCGTGCCAGCATGCGCGTCCCGCGACACCTCTACGAGGCGTACTACCCGATGACTCCTTACAGATAA
- a CDS encoding cAMP-dependent protein kinase type 2, with protein sequence MEKPDQQILQNVYQEHVGGVDNSQLAVQQAQQQQMAILQHMPSYQAIIQPNYMHLQRVAGMSLLPQRSTVSKGKYSLKDFIIMRTLGTGSFGRVHLVKSVHNNRFYAIKVLKKAQVIRMKQVEHTNDERRMLKLVEHPFLIRMWGTFQDAKNLFMVMDYIEGGELFSLLRKSQRFPNPVAKFYAAEVTLALEYLHSHNIIYRDLKPENILLDRNGHIKLTDFGFAKEVETVTWTLCGTPDYIAPEVITTKPYNKSVDWWSLGILIFEMLAGYTPFYDQTPMKTYEKILAGKIHYPSHFHPDVVHLLSRLITADLTHRLGNLQNGPADIRNHQWFSEVVWEKLLLKDIETPYEPPITAGVGDTSLFDHYPEEQLDYGAVGDDPYGKYFVDF encoded by the coding sequence ATGGAGAAACCAGACCAACAGATTCTGCAAAACGTTTATCAGGAACATGTGGGAGGAGTCGATAACTCGCAATTGGCTGTTCAGCAGGcgcaacagcagcagatggCCATTCTGCAGCACATGCCCTCGTACCAGGCAATCATCCAGCCAAACTACATGCATCTGCAGCGGGTAGCTGGCATGTCCCTGCTGCCGCAACGGTCTACGGTGTCTAAAGGCAAATACTCTCTGAAGGACTTTATAATAATGCGAACTTTGGGAACGGGCTCCTTTGGCCGCGTGCATCTTGTCAAATCGGTCCACAACAACCGGTTCTACGCGAtcaaggtgctgaaaaaggCCCAGGTCATCAGAATGAAGCAGGTGGAACACACAAACGACGAGAGACGCATGCTCAAGCTCGTGGAGCACCCGTTCCTGATCCGGATGTGGGGCACGTTCCAGGACGCGAAGAACCTGTTCATGGTGATGGACTACATCGAGGGCGGAGAGCTGTTCTCGCTGCTGCGGAAGTCGCAGAGATTCCCCAACCCGGTGGCCAAATTCTACGCCGCAGAGGTGACCCTGGCGCTCGAGTACCTCCACTCGCACAACATCATTTACCGCGATCTCAAACCGGAAAACATTCTTCTAGACAGAAACGGCCACATCAAGCTGACCGACTTTGGGTTTGCCAAGGAGGTCGAGACCGTCACGTGGACGCTGTGCGGGACTCCGGACTATATTGCGCCCGAGGTGATTACCACCAAGCCGTACAACAAGAGTGTGGACTGGTGGTCGCTGGGGATTCTGATCTTTGAAATGCTGGCCGGCTACACTCCGTTCTACGACCAAACCCCAATGAAGACGTACGAAAAGATTCTGGCGGGCAAAATCCACTATCCTTCGCACTTCCATCCGGATGTGGTCCATCTGCTGTCTCGGCTGATCACCGCGGACCTGACACACCGTCTCGGCAACCTGCAGAACGGTCCGGCAGACATTAGGAACCACCAGTGGTTCAGCGAAGTTGTGTGGGAGAAACTGCTACTGAAGGACATAGAGACTCCGTATGAGCCCCCAATTACCGCCGGTGTCGGTGACACATCTCTGTTTGACCACTACCCAGAAGAACAGCTGGACTATGGTGCCGTGGGCGACGACCCGTACGGCAAGTATTTTGTCGACTTTTGA
- a CDS encoding Fucose permease, whose translation MSAVLRQTARATVRLGRRSAAANAGARLARHNSTEAKPVDPKIAQIVDQISTLTLLETSYLIQELKSKLNIPDIAFPAAGAAAPAPAAAAEAEAAEAKEEVQEKTIFNVKLESFDAKAKPKIIKEVKSLLGLSLVESKKFVEGAPKVIKENVSKEDAEQMKATLEGLGAKIVLE comes from the coding sequence ATGTCTGCAGTTCTAAGACAAACCGCTAGAGCCACCGTGAGACTCGGCAGAAGATCTGCAGCAGCCAACGCCGGCGCCCGTCTGGCCAGACACAACTCGACGGAGGCCAAGCCTGTGGACCCGAAAATCGCACAAATTGTCGACCAGATTTCGACGCTGACCCTGTTGGAGACCTCGTATCTGATCCAGGAGCTCAAGtccaagctcaacatccCAGACATTGCATTCCCCGCCGCCGGGGCCGCTGCCCCAGCCCCTGCTGCCGCCGCCGAGGCAGAGGCCgccgaggccaaggaggaggTGCAAGAGAAAACCATCTTCAACGTGAAACTCGAGTCGTTCGACGCCAAGGCCAAGCcgaaaatcatcaaggaggTCAAATCGCTTCTGGGACTTTCTCTGGTCGAGTCGAAGAAATTTGTTGAGGGTGCTCCAAAGGTGATCAAGGAGAATGTCAGCAAGGAGGACGCCGAACAAATGAAAGCTACACTCGAAGGCCTGGGCGCCAAGATTGTCCTGGAGTGA